The Caproicibacterium lactatifermentans genome contains a region encoding:
- the yidD gene encoding membrane protein insertion efficiency factor YidD → MKRLLLWLLHFYQRNISPLHGPCCKYIPTCSNYAIEAVERFGPLKGGLLALWRVLRCNPFSRGGYDPVPEKRGKKEKKQKKRKS, encoded by the coding sequence TTGAAGCGGCTGCTGCTGTGGCTGCTGCACTTTTATCAGCGGAATATCTCCCCGTTGCACGGGCCGTGCTGTAAATATATCCCCACATGCTCCAACTATGCCATAGAGGCGGTGGAGCGTTTTGGCCCGCTGAAAGGCGGGCTGCTGGCGTTGTGGCGGGTGCTGCGGTGCAACCCTTTCAGCCGGGGCGGCTATGATCCTGTGCCGGAAAAGAGAGGGAAAAAAGAGAAAAAACAAAAAAAGCGGAAGTCCTGA